The window GGTGCTCGATGGCGCGCTCCGATTTTACGAGCGCCTGCCGGCCGACATCGTGATGATCAATGTCTCGCGCGAGTGGTCATTCACGCGGCTCAAGGGCCGTGGTCGTTACGACGATACGGACGCCGACATCAACCGCCGGCTCGATTGGTACGAGGAGATCGTGGTCCCCGCAGTCGCTTTTTTCCGCAACAAGCCGGGGTATCGTTTTCACGAGATCAACGGCGAGCAGGCGATCGAGGCGGTCGAGAGAGAGATCACGGAAGCCCTCGCACTTGGCGCGTAACGTATGTTCATCGTCGGTATTACCGGAACGCTCGGCGCGGGGAAGGGCACGGTGGTTGATTACCTCGTGCGGGAGAAGGGGTTCGTCCACGCATCTGTTTCTGAATTTCTTGCGGTGGAGACAAAGCGTCGCGGCATCGAGCCGGACAGGATTGCCCGACACAACCTCGCAAACGAATATCGAGCACAAGGGCCGACGGTGCTCATGGAGGCCGTGTATCAATCGGTTCCTCAGGGAGTCGAGAGGGTCGTACTCGAGCCGCAACACACCGTCTCCGAGGTGCGGTTTATGCAGAGCCGAGGAGGCGTGGTGTTCGCAGTTGATGCGGACCTCGAGACTCGCTATAACCGCATACGAGAGCGTGGGAGTCTTAAAGATAACGTATCATTTGATGAGTTTGCTGCGATTCAGAAGCTCGAAATGGCTTCGGATGATCCGAACAAGAACAATCTTGGCGCGGCTATCGAGGCAGCTGATTTTCATGTTACAAACGACGGGACGCTGGAGGAGCTCTATACGCAGATCGAGCAGGTACTGGCAAAAATTCATTTCTCCAAACACGACGTGCGTGTTTGAGGTTTGATGCATTGGAATTTGAAATTTGTTTGGAAATTGTTGGTTGGAAATTGGAGCTTCGTCGTGGTGTGACGTCGGATGTCAACGTCGGCGATTTCGATTATTCAAAGTAACCAAATACGGCGATGCTAGATACTTCACCGAATGAGTTGCGAATAATTTCCCTCGGCGGCTCGCTCGTCGTGCCGCAGGGTGTTGGCATTGATTTGGGGTTTCTCCACGAGTTCAAACGCTCCCTCGAGCGCGCGATTGCCCGAGGGCAGCGGTTTGCGGTGGTCGTCGGCGGTGGGAGCGTTGCGCGCGAGTACCAGAGCGCGGCGCGCGAGCTCTCCGAACTCTCGGACGAGGACGCCGATTGGCTCGGCATTCACGCAACGCGGCTCAACGCCCACCTTCTGCGTACGATTTTTAAGGACGTGGCGCACCCGAGAGTGTTTTCTTCCGAGGGTGATATTGTCGCGGTTGCGGAGCCGCTTACGATCGGTGCCGGGTGGCGGCCCGGGTGGAGCACGGACTACGTTGCGGTCGCGATTGCAGCGAAACTTGGCGCTCGGCGCATCGCAAATCTCTCGAACACCGACTATGTGTATGAGCGCGATCCGCGCGAGGACCCGACAGCAAAAAAACTTGCGCGTATCTCATGGCACGAGTACCGGCTTCTCATCCCGCGCGAGTGGCGCCCCGGTCTCAACACGCCATTCGACCCCGTGGCCTCGGCGAAAGCGGAGGAGCTCGGAGTTGAAGTGGCGATCATGAACGGAAAGAAACTTGAGAATTTTGAGCGGTATCTTGTGGGGGAGAAGTTCGAAGGCACCGTTATTGCGCAGTGACCAGGAGCCTTGAAACGTCAACGTCCAAAAAAGCCTGCAAAGTCAAAAGTCAAAACGCAAAAGTCAAAGCCACAGCCTAAAAGTCAAAAGTTTTAAGGTTTTGAGTTGTGGTTTTGACTTTTGATTTTTGAGCTTTGACTTTCATGTCTCTCATCAAAACTCCAGAGGAAATCGCCCTCATGCGCGCTGCTGGTAAGCGGCTTGCATTCGTGTTGCACGAGGTCACTACTGCAGCGCTGCCGGGGGTTTCCGCGCGCGAGCTCGACTCCTCTGCGGAGCGTCTGATCCGCGCAGGCGGCGATCGGCCTGCATTTCTCGACTATACACCCGGCGGTGCGCGACGGCCGTACCCGGCGACGCTTTGTGTTTCCGTGAACGACGAAGTCGTGCACGGCATTCCGAACGAGCGCGAGAAAATACTCCGCGAGGGCGACATCGTCGGTTTCGATCTCGGGCTTGAACACGGGGGATTTTTCGCCGACATGGCGGTGACGATCGGCGTCGGCGGGATTGACGAGCCGGGCCGACGGCTCATCGAGGCGACGCGTGGCGCGCTTGATGCGGGGATCGCCGTAGCGCGCGCAGGCAGCCACATTGGCGACATAGGTTTCGCTGTCGCGCGGTTCGTGCGTAAAGGTGGTTTTGGCCTCGTGACGGAGCTCGGTGGACACTCGATCGGCCGCTCTCTCCACGAACTCCCGTTCGTGCCAAACAGTGCGACGCGCGGCTCAGGCGCTCTACTTGCGAGCGGCATGACGATCTGTATTGAGCCGATGCTCTGTGAGGGAAGTGGCGCAGTACGGCTTGATTCGGACGGCTACACCTTCCGTACCCGAGACGGCCGCCGCAGCGCGCACTTTGAGCACACGATATTGATCACTGATGGAGGGGCGGAGATACTCACAGCGCCGTGAAAGTATCATGCGCATTGAGATGCGATGCGCTTAATTTTCAATTTTCAATTCCAATGAATTTTCAATGTTTCAATGATGCAATGACGGACGACGTCGTGTTTGAAAATTGGGTAATTGAAAATTGATTGAAAATTGAGCATTGAAAATTTTTCCTTGAGTCTTGTATACTATACTCATGGCCGAGCAGGACACAGTGAGCCCCGGTGCTGACATCTTTGAACGCGACGGCGTCGAGTACCGCCGCGTCCGAGGTTCGGAGAACGTGTACGAGTACAACCGTCTTACCGATGCGTCGGCGATTCGTTTTGAGGGCGGCGGCATCGCCGACGGCTACGTGATGCTCCACGCCGACGGCACCCCGGCGGCTCCGGCGATCTCCTACGTGGTGCTTGATCAGTACATCAAACGTGATGAACCGTTTCTCGGCGAGCTTGCGCGGACACCCCTCACCGCGCGCGACTTTTCGTATTACAGCGCCGCAGAGCAGGCACTGCGCGCGCTTGAGCGCGTCTCGATTACCTCTGACGGCAGGAGCGTCACGGTGATCTCAGGAGGGAGACAAGCGCGGATTGATCTCGTCCCGCCGTATCTGGTCGTGGACCGATCGTATCGCGAGTTTTTTTCGTTCGTTGACATACGCGCAGGCATGCGGCTTTTCACGGATGTGGAGCTTAAAGTTGATTTCAAAAATCGCAACGTGGTGCTCGTTGACCGCCGCGGGAGCGGGACGATTCTCGCCGAGCTGCCGTATGCGCGCATACAAGATCTGAGGAGCGGCGAGATGATCGAGCCGGAAGAAAAAACGCAAGAGGAAGCACTGGAGCGCGCTTCGTCTCCCGACGGGCGCGCCGCGCCAAAAACTCCTGCGAGCCCGCAAGCTGCGCCTGAGACACTGAGCGCGAGCGCAGTCATTCGGGGCAATACGGACCAGCCCTCGCCCCCTGCGGAGGGTGTCGCTCGCAGAGCTTCCACCGCAGGTGCTGTCCCTTCCGGGGAAAGCGTAACCCCTGATAAGACGGAAACAGAGGAGAAGAGCGCGCAGAAGGAGAAGAGTGCGCCGCAGCGGTCGTCATTTTTGCGCCTCATTACTCCACAGGGCTCTGAGGCGAGCCCGACGCGCTCCACGGCGCCTTCGGCGAAAGATGCAGAACCGACTCTTCCCGCTCCGCCGCGCGAAGGCTTCCCGCGCCTCATCTCCGAGACGCGGCGAGAGGCGGGTACGGAGCGGATTTACGAGCTCCCGCAGAGCAAGGTACGCCTCGCGCTCTCCTACCAGAGAGACGGTTCTATCGTTGTGGTGAGTGTACAACCAGGCATGTCGCTCTACCCGGGGAGTGCAGTCGTCTCCGACTGGGAGCAGCGCATCCTCCGCGCGCGCGAGCGCTGGAAGAAATTTCGCCACGATGACGCGGAACAGGATATTGCCGCGGCAAAGCGCGTCGTCGTCGCCCGCGCGCGTGAGCTTCTTGCCTACGCCGCCGCAGTAGCGGCATTTGCCCCGGGGTCAAGCGAGGCCCGGGCGCTTGAGGAAGCGCGATTGAAGCTCAGGGCGGATACGGAAGCGAGGTACGGAAAGGTGTTTAAATGAAACTGAGTGCAAAATGTAAAGTGCAAAGCGCAAAACAACAGTACAAAATTCCAAGCTCCAACCAACAATTTCCAAACAAATTTCAAATTCCAATGCATCAAATCTCAAACACGCACGTCGTGTTTGGAAATTGGATTTTGAGTATTGTGATTTATTTGGAGCTTGTTTTTTGGAATTTGGAAATTCGTTTTGCTCATTGCGCTGTTGTTTTTCGCTTTGCGAGTGCGAGCGGAACTATCCGAGGTTTGCGTAGGCAAATGTATACTAGTACCTTGTCCCCACCTCCCTATTTTTAGTCAATCGATGAGCAGCGTATAATACTTACTAATGGATTCTCCATCTCAAGAGCGCATATCGCGCGGTTCTCTTACCGTTCTGGGCGAAGACGATCTGGATGTTCAGCTTCGCGAGGCTGAGCGCAGTAAGGCGATCCTTAAGGAACGCATGGGGGCAGAGAGCGAGGGTGGCTCAAAAGAAAAACGTTTGGCGGAGCAGGAGCTTCAACGTATGCTCGGTGAGGGCGATGGCGGCACGGGACGTGAGTCGGAAGTAGAAGCCGCGCGCGGAGAGCGGAACCCGGCACCTTCCACGGAAGGCGCTGAGCGGAGCGATAGGAAGGTTTCCGCGCCTCCCGAACCTCTGCCGGAGATGGGCTTGGCAAAGAAATTCCCGTCGGTGCCACCTGTGACCGAGAGTTCTCGGAGAGACGAAGACCCTGCATGGGATGCATTTTTTGGCGACGTAGAGGACGTCTCGCACACGGGAGGGGCCGAGATAGGGGAGCGCGAGGAACCCGCCGCACCTTCCCCGCGAGACGCCGCAGCGATTGCGCCAGGGGGTGCGTCGGCTGCGCCTCGGGTATCCGAGCGCGCGGGTGCGGCAGGCGCTGCGGCCGAGTCGGCGGTCCCCATCAAGCTCGACCAGAGCGAGATGGGCGAGGAGGAGAAAAAGGCAGCGGCGCAAATTTTCGCGGAGATCGAAAAGCTGCCGCCGACCGAGCGCGAGGAGGTGGCGCTCGGATTTGAGAACTGGAATCTCGCCGTGAAGAAATTTAAGGGCCGTATTATTGACCGCGCGGTGAGCGCGGTGCCCGGTGCGCGCAAAGTCGAGTTTATTGATGCGTGGGCGCGCAATTTCAATAAAGAGTATCTTGCGGCAAAGCGTGACATCGAGCGGATTCGCGAGGAGAAAGAGAGCGGCACCTACGCCACAAAGGGTTGGTGGGGGCAGGCGAAAAACATAGGGTATCTTTACGGTACTGCGGCAAAGTTTGCGCGGCCGGCGCTTTCTGCCGCAGGGTTCATGGGCTGGCCGTATAAAGTGTGGATGCTCGGCGCGCTCGCTGCCGCGCGCGCGGCAGAGGTGGGAGCGCAAGTTTCGAGGCAGCGGGTGGCGACGACGCTCCGCGGCATGGATGAGAGGGAGGCAGACGAGGCGGCTTCAGAGTTGCGTGCGATGGAGAGCGCGTCTGCTGCGATTAGCCGAGAAGGGGAGGACGCAGAAGCCCGCCGTGACTACGAACTTGAGGCGCATGAGGGGCTGCCGGCTGAGTATCAAGCAGCATATGATGAAGCGTGGAATTTGTATGCAGAGGCACGCGAGAAACCCGCTGGGGGTGAACAGGCGACGAGGGAGGCGCTTGACGCGGTATACGCAAGCAGCCTGCCTCAGGGTCTTGCCGAGCGCATCGCACTCGGAAGCGAAGATCAACAACGTGATTGGCTTGCACAGCGGATGCAGCGGAAGGTAGGTGAGCGCATCGGAGGAATTGTGCAAGAGATTGATGCGGCGAAGACGCCGGAAGAAAAAGAGGCGCTGGTGAAAAAACACCGCGCAACGCTTGAGAAGTACGACGCGCTCATTGATTCGACCGGCCGCGTGCACGTGACTGCAGTGCGACTTGATCGGCTTGCGACAGCCGGTAAGCTCGCGGTTGCAGGGCTTGCGATTGAGACCGGCGTCAGCGGCGGGTGGGCGCTCGCCGGAGCGGTTAAGTATTGGTGGGAGAGAGTCGAGCTGGTAGCGAACACAGAGGCGGCTCATTTTGAGAGTCGCGGACAGAAAGCTCCGTTTGAGTTTCGCGACAAAGAAGCTCCGTCTGTGCCTGATGCCCCCACACAGCCGCCTACAGCGTCGTCGGCACCACCACCGGTGCCGACCGCGCCGCTCTCTCCGTCACTGCCAGAGGCTCCTGCCGCAGAGGTGAGCGCGGCGGAGGCGGAGGAGTTACCCAAGGCGCCTGCCGTCGCAGTAGGGGCCGCTGTTGCGCCGCGAATGGATGCAGAAGTCGAGAGTGGTGAGCGTGAACGAGGAACTCCCACCGAGGGCGAGCAGTTCTCTGTAGCAGTGGAGGAACCTCACGCGGCAGAGGCGGCATCTCGTGTGGAAGCAGTACCCGAGCAAGCCATTGCGGCCGAAGAGGTGACAGGGGTACACGCTGGAGTCGAGACAGGACATCGAGGAATCGCGGCGGCAGCGCGAGAGGCTGCGGAGAGTGAGCGTGCGGTGGATAGCACTGGCGTGCTCGCGGAGGACGTGGCTACCACAGAGGAGGCCGAAAAAGCAGTTGCCGCCATGCGCGAGACACACGCGGAATCAGTGCTTCCCGGGCGCGAGAGGCTTCCCGTGCGCAAGGGCGATTCGCCGCTGAGGCTCGCGAAGAAGCTCTACGCAGCGCGTGCGCAAGAACTCGGCTACACCGGTGATATGAAAAACGCGGCCGCGCTCGAGCGCTGGGCTACTCGCGCGAGCACGCGGCAGTATGTCGGGCAGTGGCTCGTCGAGCACGCAGGGGATAGCAAAGAGCCGATGGCGCAGAAGTTTTTTGAAGACGTTGAACACGAGCAGCTCCTCGCGCGCTGGAAGGAGCACGCCGATCGCGGCGCGCTTGAGACGCTCGTGCGGCACCTTCGCGTCGGGGATTTTAACGATATTCTCAAAGAGAAGGCGCCGAACCTCTCTCTTGCGGGCGGCCATATTGAGCTCGATGAGCGCGGCAATATACTCTCCATTGACTCCAAAGGCGATCGTCTCTTGGGCCACAGCGCGGAGCGTCGAGCTTCACTGTCGCCGATCGGAGAACGGGAACCTGTATCTCCGAGGCGCGACACAGTGGCAGAGCGTGAGCAACCAAGTGTGGTCTCCGTGTCGGGAGAGCATCGTGGTGCGCCCCGCGAGGCAGACACTCCTTTGAGCTACACGTCATTCTGGGAGCGGAGCGGCTTTGAGAAACCTGCGATCGTTCAGAGCGTGGCGGAGAGGGCGGGGATTACACCGCAGGCACTTGACCGCAGGGAGGAGCTCCTCCTTGACTTCTGGGGCAAGCACCCGCACGCTATTGCGCACGACTCGCCCCGCGAGGCGCGTCAGCTTTTTGAGACGCTCTCGCGGGATCCAGCGAAACTTGAAAGCCAGCTTTCGTTCCTTGACCACTTTGCGTACCGCCGCGAGACGCTCTCCGAAGCCGAGCAGGTGCTTCGCGTGGCCGACTTACTTTCCGAGCGGGTAGCTGCAACCGACATCTATCGTTCGATTCTTGCGAATTATGAGGCGGTGCGGCACGTGGCTGATGCTACCCGTCAGGCCGATATTCTCGAACTCTTTCTCTCGCACGGCGCAAGCAAGCAGCCGCTCGAGCGGCTCACCTTGGGTTGGAACCGTACGCTCTTTCGCGGCGTGTCCGCCTCGCTCGATGAGAGTCTTGATCTCCGTGTGCGATTTTCGGTACGCAGCAACGCGGTACCAGTAGATATGATTCTCTACCGCAACGGTCGCGTAGCCGTTGACGGGCACGGCTTTGATGGCAATTGGCCAGCACGCCGTTTTAAGGCGAATGCCCTACCGCTTACCGAAGACTCGCTTCGCGAAGCACTCGCATTCATTAGCCGATCGGATGGCGAGGGCGCAGTATTCATGAAGTCCGAGAGGAATGAAGGAATGGGAGGCTAAAATTCTCGGAAATCAAATGTCGGCGTGGTCACACACTGCGCGGTATCGATTATACAAAGGGCAGTACAGGTGAGTTGGCCGCCGATGAAACCTTCGCTCTGGCAGGTCGAGGGACCGAAATCTTCAGTGTCGCACTTCTCGGCGAGTTGCCGGATGGCATCCCCACACTGGTAAACAAAGAGTGTGACAGGCGCGGTTGCCTCACCGTCCCGGCTATCTCGAATGGTGTAGGTGAAGGTTTCTTCGGGGAGGCTAAAAAATCTGGGGCTTGCACTTGGTGTGTAGCGGAGTAAGGCACCGCCGCTGATTATGGTAACGGTGCCGTTTGCGGGTTGTGTTACCGACACGATGGTGATGGGGTCGCCGTCCGGATCGGAGTCCGGGGTTGGGGGTTGCGCTCCGCAGTTTGCAAGTACGTCGAGGTCTGTGGAAAGCGCGACAATGCTTTCATTTGCGAAGCAGTTATCCGCCACGGCGACGGGCGGATCGTTGAACGTATCGTTGAACGTGACGTCGGTAAACTCGATCCAGCCCGGGCCGCCATCTATGGAGCCATTGCCGTCCGTATCGTCGCCTCCCCACGCAAACCCCTGGATTTTGCCGCCGCGCACCTCGAGCACTTCGACGGTGACGCCATGATTGTTTGAGCCCGTGCAGCCGCCCGGTTCTGACAAGCAATTGAGACTGATCCATCCGTCCCAACCGCCGCCGAAGGAGAGCGCCCGCGCCCAGCCGGTAATGGCGCCGGTGACTCTGTTTGCGCGCGCCTCACAGGGCGCGAGCGGGCAGCCGGGCTGTGGGTTGAAGTCAATCCAGCCGATGCCTGCAGGCGAGGGGCCCGGGTCGCCTGTTCCTCCCCATGCGTAGCCGGAGAGAACGTCGGTATTGATGTCAAGGTGCACGCCGTAATTGGTGCTTGCGCAGACGAACGGATCATTCGTGCAGTTGAAGCTGATCCAGCCGAAGCCGCCGTCAACGACGTCGTCGTTATCATCATCCGCTTCGCTCCATGCCCAACCCGTGAGGTTGTGCGTGCTGTCGGCGTGGGTGAGGGGCAGCAGCGATGTGTGGAAAAATAGCAGCGCAAGCGCGGCGAGCGCGAGAGGGATGATGATGAAGCCGACGCGCATGCGAAATTTCATACCTCTATAATAGCGCATGACGAGAGCGTCGCGGTGGAGTTATCCACACCACTTAAATTTTCAAATTATCAATTTTCAATTTCCAATCAATTTTCCAATGACACAATTTTCAAACACGACGTCGTTCGTCATTGAAATATTAGACCTCTCCAGAAAGTCATTTCTACTGCAATTTTTGGTTTTCGGCTGCGACTTCGTCAGACGTCGCAAAATGATTCTCGCCGTACATCCAGTACGCCGTCGAATCATTTTGCTCGTCTTCCTCGTCTCGCTCGAAAACCAAAAATTTCGTCGCGAAATGACTTTTTGGAGAGGTCTATTGAAAATTCATTGAAAATTGATAATTGGAAATTGAAAATTATGAGTCCGTTTTGGTGATTATGATAAAATTTTACAGATTTGAGATTTGAGTTTAATACGGTGTTATACTAACCGCATGGATCTTTCTCCCAACCGGACTCTCGAGCGGCGTTCTGAGAGGCATGAGGACGAGCTCTCGGAGCTTCGAGTGCGTCTTGCCCAGGCTGAGCTCGCGGCTGAGCGCGCGCGCGGGGAGCGGCTGTCTCACGAGACCCGGGAGCGCCTCGCGAGCGAGGAACTTACAAGACACCGCGAGGAGCAAGAGGCGCACGGCGCGGCGAGCCCGGCCGAGACGGCGGCGATCGTGCTTGACCTCGCGCCGGAGAGTCATGATAGTCAGGTCGGGCTCCTCCTTGGCGTCGCACGAGATCAGAGTGTCGGCGTGGCGCTTTCCGCCGCGCACAAGCTCGGCAATCCCCACATCGAGGACGATTTTCACCGCGCGCTCGTCGAGTATATCCGCGAGGGCTATCCCGCCGAGGGAGTGCGCGAGCGGGATCGGCTTTGGAAAGTGCTCCACATGACGCTCTACGAGATTCTCTTGCCGGAATTGCCGCAGGGAGGCGAGGCGCGCGAGCGCGGTCTCAAAGGGGTGCTCTCTTCGATGGAGCAGTTTTACTCCGGGATGCGCTCGCTTGCCGAGGGAGCGCGGGGAGGGGACATATACGCGCTCGAACTTGCGCTCCCAAACGTCGGGGACGAGGTGAGCTTCTACGTCGCGGTGCCGAGCGCGCGGCGCGACCTCTTTGAAAAGCAGCTGCTTGCCGTCTTCCCGCGCGCCGAGATCATTCCGCAGCACAACGACTACAACATTTTCAATGAGCGCGGAGCGCATGCGGCGGTGGTCGCGGCGTTTGGTGCGCGGCCGGCCTTGCCGCTCCGGCTTTACGAGAGCTTCGACTATGATCCTCTCAATGTCATCGCGAATGCGTTTTCAAAAATAGAACGCGCGGGCGAGGGCGCGGCGCTTCAGTTCCTGGTTCGCCCCTCGGGCGGCGAGCGCTACCAGCGGCACTTTCGCACCATACTGAAGAACGTGCGTGAAGGGATGCTGCTCGCGGAAGCGCTCGAAACCCCGGAGAGCATACTTGGCGAGTTCGCGGCGAGCGTGCGGGATTTTGTTTTCCAGCGAAAAAAATCGAAACGCGAGGAAGAAGACAGAAAACAAAAACCGCCGAGCGTAGACCAGGCAGGAGTGGAACTCCTCGAGCGCAAGGTGGCGACTCCTCTCGTCGAGGCCGCAATCCGCATCGTCGCGTCGGCTGGAGACGAGCCCCGGGCCCGGGCGATCCTCGACGAACTTGTCGCCGCGTTCCACCAGTTTGAGGACCCGCAGGGGAACCGCCTGCGCTTCTCTCGTCTCTCGCGCGGCGCGCTCTCTGCCGGCCTTCGCTCCTTCAGTTTTCGCGAGACCGGCGCCGCACCTCTGCTCCCGCTCTCGCTCCGCGAGCTCACTACGCTCTTTCATTTCCCGGTCGCAGGAGAGCTCGCGACGCCGCAGGTGAGGTTCTCACGCGCTCGAGCCGGCGCGGCGCCCGCGCTCGCCTCGTTTAGAGATACATCCCGAGCGGTGAGCGCCCCTGCCGCGGCAAGCTCCGCTTATAGCGATCGCGTCGTACGCGACGCGACTTCGGGTGCGACGAGCGCAGCTCGGCAGAGCGAGGGGGTGGCGCTCGGCGTGAACCGCTTTCGTGGCGCCGAGACTCGCGTCTCGATCGCGCCGGAGGACCGGTTGCGGCATCTCTATGTGATCGGCCAGACCGGGACGGGCAAGTCGACGCTCCTGCGGAACATGATCGTCGAGGACATCGCCGCGGGCGAAGGCGTGTGCATGATAGATCCGCACGGCTCGGATGTCGCGGAAGTGCTTGCGGCCGTGCCGCGCGAGCGCTACGGTGACGTGATTTACTTTGACCCGGGCTATAGCGCGCGTCCGATGGCGCTCAATATGCTCGAGTATGACTCGAGGCACCCGGAGCAAAAAACGTTCGTCGTGAACGAGCTCCTCGGCATTTTCCGCAAGCTCTTCGGCGCAGTCCCCGAGTCGATGGGGCCAGCGTTCGAGCAGTACTTCCGCAACAGTGCGCTTCTCGTGATGGAGGATCCCGCCTCCGGCAACACCCTCGTTGATGTCGCGCGCGTCTTATCCGACAAGCGTTTTCGCGAGCGGAAACTCGCGCAGAACCGCAACCCCCTCATCGCGCAGTTCTGGGAGAATGCCGAGCGCACGACCGGCGAGCAGGCGCTCGCGAACTTCGCGCAGTACGTGACCAACAAGTTCGACGTCTTCCTCTCGAATGACGTCATGCGTCCGATCATCGCGCAGCAGCATTCGGCGTTTTCGTTCCGCGACGTGATGGACGGGCGGAAAGTGCTGCTCGTCAATCTCGCTAAGGGGCGGCTCGGGGATATCAACGCGCACCTCATCGGGCTTGTTCTCGTGGGGAAAATCTTGATGGCTGCGCTCTCGCGGGTTGACACCCCCGGGCTCGCGCTCCCGCCGTTTTACCTCTATCTTGACGAGTTTCAAAACATTACGACCGACTCGATTGCGGTGATCCTCTCCGAGGCGCGCAAGTACGGCCTCGGACTCACGATCGCGCACCAGTTTATCGGCCAGCTCTCGGAGAACATCCGCGACGCGGTCTTCGGCAATGTCGGTTCACTCGTCGCGTTCCGCGTCGGCGCGGACGACGCCGAGGTGCTCGAGAAGCAGTTCGCGCCGGACTTCCGGGCGCACGACCTGATGAATATCGAAAACCGAAACGCGTACGTGCGCCTGCTCTCGCACGGCCGTCCGACGAAGCCTTTCACGATTGAGACTGAGCCGCCGGAGAGCGGCGAGCCACTACAGGTTGAAGACTTGAAGCTCCGGTCTTATACCCGCTACGGCCGTCCGCGGGAGGAAGTGGAGAACGAAATCTTAGAGCGATATCGAGCGTAAGAGCCTGTCCACTATCTTGCTTTCGAGATGAAATTTTCTGATTTTGAGCGAGACGAAGTCAAAAATTGCGAGGAATATCGAGATATTTCGAGAAATTTTTGACAAGTCGCAGCCAAAATCAGGAAATTTCAGGCCGGAATGAAGATAGTGGATAGGCTCTAAGTGAAATATGACTCCGGAAAAACAGTACGAAAAGTTCGCCGAATGGTTCGAGCGCGCAGCGCTTGTCTTTCTCGCATCGTTGGTTGTGCAGCAGATTGTCTCTGGGGTATCGCCATGGAGCCGGTCGGTACTTTTAGGAATGATAGCGGCCGGAGCGCTCTACGCTGCGGCATATGGCCTTGTTCGTAAGAGTATGGTACGTTAAATATATGGATGGTTTTACTGCCATATATATATTTGGCATAATTCTTGGCCTTGCTGGCTTGTACCTTGCGTATTGGCCTGAGAAAAAACACGGTCATCCGTAGATCGTGGAGGGCGTTGCACGTTTCCCCA is drawn from bacterium and contains these coding sequences:
- the pyrH gene encoding UMP kinase, which encodes MLDTSPNELRIISLGGSLVVPQGVGIDLGFLHEFKRSLERAIARGQRFAVVVGGGSVAREYQSAARELSELSDEDADWLGIHATRLNAHLLRTIFKDVAHPRVFSSEGDIVAVAEPLTIGAGWRPGWSTDYVAVAIAAKLGARRIANLSNTDYVYERDPREDPTAKKLARISWHEYRLLIPREWRPGLNTPFDPVASAKAEELGVEVAIMNGKKLENFERYLVGEKFEGTVIAQ
- a CDS encoding DUF87 domain-containing protein; translated protein: MDLSPNRTLERRSERHEDELSELRVRLAQAELAAERARGERLSHETRERLASEELTRHREEQEAHGAASPAETAAIVLDLAPESHDSQVGLLLGVARDQSVGVALSAAHKLGNPHIEDDFHRALVEYIREGYPAEGVRERDRLWKVLHMTLYEILLPELPQGGEARERGLKGVLSSMEQFYSGMRSLAEGARGGDIYALELALPNVGDEVSFYVAVPSARRDLFEKQLLAVFPRAEIIPQHNDYNIFNERGAHAAVVAAFGARPALPLRLYESFDYDPLNVIANAFSKIERAGEGAALQFLVRPSGGERYQRHFRTILKNVREGMLLAEALETPESILGEFAASVRDFVFQRKKSKREEEDRKQKPPSVDQAGVELLERKVATPLVEAAIRIVASAGDEPRARAILDELVAAFHQFEDPQGNRLRFSRLSRGALSAGLRSFSFRETGAAPLLPLSLRELTTLFHFPVAGELATPQVRFSRARAGAAPALASFRDTSRAVSAPAAASSAYSDRVVRDATSGATSAARQSEGVALGVNRFRGAETRVSIAPEDRLRHLYVIGQTGTGKSTLLRNMIVEDIAAGEGVCMIDPHGSDVAEVLAAVPRERYGDVIYFDPGYSARPMALNMLEYDSRHPEQKTFVVNELLGIFRKLFGAVPESMGPAFEQYFRNSALLVMEDPASGNTLVDVARVLSDKRFRERKLAQNRNPLIAQFWENAERTTGEQALANFAQYVTNKFDVFLSNDVMRPIIAQQHSAFSFRDVMDGRKVLLVNLAKGRLGDINAHLIGLVLVGKILMAALSRVDTPGLALPPFYLYLDEFQNITTDSIAVILSEARKYGLGLTIAHQFIGQLSENIRDAVFGNVGSLVAFRVGADDAEVLEKQFAPDFRAHDLMNIENRNAYVRLLSHGRPTKPFTIETEPPESGEPLQVEDLKLRSYTRYGRPREEVENEILERYRA
- the map gene encoding type I methionyl aminopeptidase; the protein is MSLIKTPEEIALMRAAGKRLAFVLHEVTTAALPGVSARELDSSAERLIRAGGDRPAFLDYTPGGARRPYPATLCVSVNDEVVHGIPNEREKILREGDIVGFDLGLEHGGFFADMAVTIGVGGIDEPGRRLIEATRGALDAGIAVARAGSHIGDIGFAVARFVRKGGFGLVTELGGHSIGRSLHELPFVPNSATRGSGALLASGMTICIEPMLCEGSGAVRLDSDGYTFRTRDGRRSAHFEHTILITDGGAEILTAP
- a CDS encoding Ig-like domain-containing protein; amino-acid sequence: MKFRMRVGFIIIPLALAALALLFFHTSLLPLTHADSTHNLTGWAWSEADDDNDDVVDGGFGWISFNCTNDPFVCASTNYGVHLDINTDVLSGYAWGGTGDPGPSPAGIGWIDFNPQPGCPLAPCEARANRVTGAITGWARALSFGGGWDGWISLNCLSEPGGCTGSNNHGVTVEVLEVRGGKIQGFAWGGDDTDGNGSIDGGPGWIEFTDVTFNDTFNDPPVAVADNCFANESIVALSTDLDVLANCGAQPPTPDSDPDGDPITIVSVTQPANGTVTIISGGALLRYTPSASPRFFSLPEETFTYTIRDSRDGEATAPVTLFVYQCGDAIRQLAEKCDTEDFGPSTCQSEGFIGGQLTCTALCIIDTAQCVTTPTFDFREF
- a CDS encoding AAA family ATPase, translating into MFIVGITGTLGAGKGTVVDYLVREKGFVHASVSEFLAVETKRRGIEPDRIARHNLANEYRAQGPTVLMEAVYQSVPQGVERVVLEPQHTVSEVRFMQSRGGVVFAVDADLETRYNRIRERGSLKDNVSFDEFAAIQKLEMASDDPNKNNLGAAIEAADFHVTNDGTLEELYTQIEQVLAKIHFSKHDVRV